The region ttaatcctttcttcttcttttttttctttctaattgatCGAGAAAAAGGGTTACAAGTCGATCGTTCCCACTTTAAAAATCAGTCATTCTACATATCTCAAGTTAaatctcttgttttcttttttacgaTGCCTTAGAATAAATCATTACTTTCCAAAAGTGAAGACACTTTgatactttttcaaattatcattcTCTCTTTTCTAAAAGGATATGTTCATAAAAATCGTGTGCATCTTTAATATACAAATAATGATATTGTAGAAAGTTTTCTACTTCTATTAGTGTCCTTTATCATAGATATTTCTAACTATTAAGCATGTGTTCTTGACATATgagaagtacatattttttaaattgtatgtACTTTTaacatgcttttttaattacttaaaatgcATATGTCACTTTTAGAAGCTGGTTTGTATGAATTTTTTACGTACAAtctagtttgtaaaaaatttgtgtCCATAAACAAATACATAAACAAAAGCTTTGCAATCAAAGTAATTCAACAGAAAACAAAATCTCACCAATTACAAATGACCTAAATTTTACAAAGCTGCCCTATTGCAATAAGGCAGCCCCATGTAATAGTTGAGGCAAGCCTTACCTGCTTGGGAAGTCCGAACAAGTGGGGTCTAAACTGCCCTGCACATCTGCCCAAACTACAATAGTGCAATTTCATGTGAGAGCTGAGGTGGGTTAATTCTACTTGTTTGGCCAAATGGTCAAGTCCTCCAAACAGGTGAAGTTCAAACTGTCCGAATACCTGTCCGAATATATGGAACTTGTCTCGTCCATGTAAGATTTCTTACATGAAACAGCCTTATTACACAGGATCGGGATTCTAAATTTTTAGTCATCTATCTGAGTTGGACTCATATGATTTATGCTTATGCAGGGATATGGCCTACTAACGGTGCAAGCACATTTCCACCAACTAAGGCCCTTCCCATGCAACGATGTTGCCTCAAACCTAAAAAACACATGCGAGGCCGCCGATACAAGCCAAACGGCATTCCTTTTTGCTGGCCTATACATGGTTGCCCTTGGAACCAGCGGGGTTAAGGCGGCGTTGCCAGCCTTGGGAGCCGACCAATTCGGCGAAAAAGACCCCAAGGAGGCAGCTCAACTGTCAAGCTTCTTCAACTGGTTCTTGTTTAGCCTCACCATTGGAGCTATAATCGGCGTCACTCTTATCGTATGGATAACCTCCAACCAGGGATGGGACTGGGGCTTCGGTATATGCGCTGTATCGGTCCTATGTGCATTGGTTGTTTTGTGCATGGGCAAGTCATTATACCGGAATAATGTGCCCATGGGAAGCCCACTACTTCGCATTCTGCAGGTATCTACCTAGTACTACACCAGATTGTTCCTTTCCAGGTCCATGGGAGACCAGAACCGAAagcttttattacaattttcgggaaatattaattaatactctTTTGTCCTTAATTCTCAGGTGTTTGTGGCTGCCATCCGAAACCGAAAACTTCCCATTCCAGAAAATGCAGAGGAATTACTTGAGGTTCATGGCAAAGGAACAAGCATACATGATGAAATTCTGCAGAGAACAGAACAATTTAGGTATGTTATCAAATTTTCAGATCAGAATTTCTTCAAGACCCACTTGGCTGCCGAAGCAAGTAAGCCTCGCAGACCCTTTCTGTAGAACTATCTGATTTGGACCGCCAATTACAATAAATCCTTATCCCAAATTTTCAAGGCTACCTAACAGTAATTTTTGTAAGTACTTCTAAGTGAagcttataaaatatataaacacaccACTTTATTTCACAGATTTTTGGACCGGGCAGCCATCATTAGGAGCACCAATGATGCATCAACCGCAACCAAGCAAGGACCCTGGAGCCTGTGCACAGTGACACAAGTTGAAGAGACAAAGATTCTAATTCGCATGCTACCAATTATAGTTAGCACCGTATTCATGAACACATGTTTGGCTCAACTTCAGACATTCTCAATCCAACAAAGCACAACCATGAACCCCTATATCCTGGGCTTTAAAGTGCCCGGCCCCTCACTCCCAGTAATCCCCCTACTGTTCATGTTCGCTCTTATTCCATTTTACGACCGGGTTTTTGTCCCACTGGCCAGAAGAATCACAGGAGTTCCCACCGGAATTCGACACCTCCAGCGAATTGGAATTGGGCTAGTGCTCTCGGCTATTTCCATGGCAATTGCCGGAGTCGTGGAGACCCGCCGCAAGTCTGTGGCTATCCAACATAACATGGTCGATAGTGCTGACCCTTTGCCAATGAGTCTATTTTGGCTGGGTTTCCAATATGCTGTATTTGGAGCCGCAGATATGTTTACCCTCGTTGGGCTGCTAGAGTTTTTCTATGCAGAGAGTTCAGCTGGTATGAAGTCACTCAGCACAGCCATTTCATGGTGTTCAGTGGCTTTTGGGTACTTCCTGAGCAcagtggtggtggaggtggtaAACAAGGTGAGTGGTGGGTGGTTGGCCAACAATAATCTGAACAGAGATAAGCTGAACTACTTCTACTGGTTCTTGTCAGGGTTGAGTGTGGTGAACTTTGGGGCCTATTTGGTATGTGCATCTTGGTATAGATACAAGGTGGTGGAAATGAAGCAAGATGATGCTGAGGGAAAGGTTGAAATGTCCAGAGTTTAGAGATGTTAAgataatgctatttagtagactattatgTGATTGTCATAAGACTGGAATgacatgacagtaaaaatcaatcCTTAGATCATCCCACCGTACGACAATTATatagcagtctactaaatagaattactcttttCTTAAGGTTGTCTTAGTGTGTTTTATCGGTCTATAGTGAACTCTTCACTATGAAATTATTAGTCACCCAATATATGCATACAAGCGCAAGTCCAAGCTTCActgcaaaaatttcaagaaaactCAGAAACAATCAAACGAAAGCACATTAATTATTTCACTGTATCGTTTTCCTGTTAAAAATTTGAACCTCTGTACAAAATCACTATACAGTGCTCTTTAT is a window of Alnus glutinosa chromosome 4, dhAlnGlut1.1, whole genome shotgun sequence DNA encoding:
- the LOC133865873 gene encoding protein NRT1/ PTR FAMILY 4.5-like, with product MGICRDVKTKPHGQETMLGGNRAVLFVYATEGLENMAFITNAVSLVTYFYGYMNFSLTKSAATLTNFMGTAFLLTLVGGFICDTYLSRFKTCVLFGLIEFLGYGLLTVQAHFHQLRPFPCNDVASNLKNTCEAADTSQTAFLFAGLYMVALGTSGVKAALPALGADQFGEKDPKEAAQLSSFFNWFLFSLTIGAIIGVTLIVWITSNQGWDWGFGICAVSVLCALVVLCMGKSLYRNNVPMGSPLLRILQVFVAAIRNRKLPIPENAEELLEVHGKGTSIHDEILQRTEQFRFLDRAAIIRSTNDASTATKQGPWSLCTVTQVEETKILIRMLPIIVSTVFMNTCLAQLQTFSIQQSTTMNPYILGFKVPGPSLPVIPLLFMFALIPFYDRVFVPLARRITGVPTGIRHLQRIGIGLVLSAISMAIAGVVETRRKSVAIQHNMVDSADPLPMSLFWLGFQYAVFGAADMFTLVGLLEFFYAESSAGMKSLSTAISWCSVAFGYFLSTVVVEVVNKVSGGWLANNNLNRDKLNYFYWFLSGLSVVNFGAYLVCASWYRYKVVEMKQDDAEGKVEMSRV